The following proteins are encoded in a genomic region of Magnetococcales bacterium:
- a CDS encoding NYN domain-containing protein, protein MFHTDERAAIFIDGSNLYAAIRSLGFDFDYKKLLIYFQKRCRLVRAYYYTALGDDQEYSPIRPLVDWLAYNGFAVITKPIKEYVDPVTGHKRTKGNMDIEIAVGMLRMAPYYDHAVLFSGDGDFRSVVEAVQDQGKHVTVISSLLTQPPMIADELRRQADDFVELNDIKDELLRGSHGHHHS, encoded by the coding sequence ATGTTTCATACCGATGAGCGGGCAGCCATTTTCATCGACGGGTCCAATCTTTACGCGGCCATTCGTTCGCTGGGATTTGATTTTGACTATAAAAAGCTGTTAATTTATTTTCAAAAGCGCTGCCGTCTGGTCCGGGCCTACTATTACACTGCCCTGGGCGATGATCAGGAATATTCGCCCATTCGTCCGCTGGTGGACTGGCTGGCCTACAACGGATTTGCCGTGATCACCAAGCCCATCAAGGAATACGTCGATCCCGTGACGGGTCACAAACGGACCAAGGGCAACATGGATATTGAAATCGCCGTGGGCATGTTGCGGATGGCCCCCTATTATGACCATGCGGTCTTGTTTTCGGGGGATGGCGATTTTCGCAGCGTGGTGGAAGCGGTACAGGACCAGGGCAAACATGTGACGGTCATCAGTTCTCTTTTGACGCAGCCGCCCATGATTGCCGATGAACTGCGTCGTCAGGCGGATGATTTCGTGGAACTCAACGACATCAAGGATGAACTGCTCCGCGGGAGTCATGGTCACCACCATTCCTGA
- the pgsA gene encoding CDP-diacylglycerol--glycerol-3-phosphate 3-phosphatidyltransferase: MVWNLPNSLTALRIALIPFFVGCAYVPGRTGLILSTAFFGLAALTDWADGYFARQHGLATSFGRFFDPIADKLLVISALVLLVGMQRAPLLLVMVTLAREVMVMALRERMAGLGRPVFVSRGAKWKTGFQMTAILMLLVQDGLLDVPLQHTGLFFLYLSTTLSIWSGFRYFVEAWPSIQKSN; the protein is encoded by the coding sequence ATGGTCTGGAATCTACCCAACTCCCTGACGGCACTACGGATCGCCTTGATTCCGTTCTTTGTCGGCTGTGCCTATGTTCCGGGTCGCACGGGTCTGATTCTATCGACCGCCTTCTTCGGCCTGGCCGCCCTCACCGATTGGGCCGACGGCTATTTCGCCAGACAACATGGCCTGGCCACAAGCTTTGGCCGCTTTTTCGATCCCATCGCCGACAAACTGCTGGTCATTTCCGCCCTCGTCCTTCTGGTCGGCATGCAACGGGCACCGTTGCTTCTGGTGATGGTAACACTTGCCAGAGAGGTCATGGTCATGGCATTACGGGAGCGGATGGCGGGGCTGGGCCGGCCCGTGTTCGTCTCCCGCGGGGCCAAGTGGAAAACAGGCTTCCAAATGACCGCCATCCTCATGCTGCTTGTGCAGGACGGGCTTCTGGACGTCCCACTGCAACATACGGGTCTTTTTTTCTTATATTTATCAACGACCCTTTCCATCTGGTCTGGTTTCCGTTATTTTGTGGAAGCATGGCCTTCGATTCAAAAGAGCAACTAA